A window from Armatimonas rosea encodes these proteins:
- a CDS encoding response regulator transcription factor has protein sequence MRILMVEDEAPIASVVKRGLERAGYQIELAEDGLSGWELAKEGGYALILLDLMLPGLDGLELCRRLRARRDRTPILMLTARDAVPERVKGLESGADDYLPKPFAFEELLARVRALLRREGVNKSSVISIRDLEIDTTTRRVLRAGEELSLTPREYSLLEALAKNEGRALTREIVLERIWGDEGRTGSNTVDVYITMLRRKIDSDAEIKLIHTVHGVGYVLRRPVEGEGESS, from the coding sequence GTGCGAATCTTGATGGTAGAAGACGAAGCCCCGATCGCTTCCGTGGTGAAGCGGGGGCTGGAGCGTGCGGGCTACCAGATCGAGCTGGCCGAGGATGGCCTGAGCGGCTGGGAGCTTGCCAAAGAGGGGGGCTACGCGCTGATCCTCCTCGACCTGATGCTGCCGGGGCTCGATGGCCTGGAGCTCTGCCGTCGCCTACGGGCTCGCCGAGACCGAACGCCGATTCTCATGCTCACCGCGCGGGATGCCGTCCCGGAGCGGGTCAAGGGGCTGGAGTCCGGTGCCGATGACTACCTGCCCAAGCCGTTTGCCTTTGAGGAGCTCCTCGCGCGGGTGCGGGCGCTCCTGCGGCGTGAGGGGGTCAATAAGAGTAGCGTGATCTCCATCCGTGATCTTGAGATCGACACCACGACCCGGCGGGTACTACGGGCTGGGGAGGAGCTCTCGCTGACCCCGCGGGAGTACAGCCTCCTAGAGGCGCTTGCCAAGAACGAGGGGCGCGCCTTGACCCGTGAGATCGTGCTGGAGCGCATCTGGGGCGATGAAGGCAGAACCGGCTCGAATACGGTGGATGTCTACATCACCATGCTCCGCCGTAAGATCGACTCCGATGCCGAGATAAAGCTGATCCATACCGTCCATGGGGTGGGCTATGTCCTCCGCCGACCGGTGGAAGGCGAGGGAGAATCGTCATGA
- the trxA gene encoding thioredoxin, whose protein sequence is MSAAAAVSSADFEATVLKSEVPVLVDFWAPWCGPCRRIAPELDAVAEQLGEKVKIVKLNVDEEPELAGQYGIQSIPALLIFKGGKQVDGMVGLAPRQVIAEKLSAHI, encoded by the coding sequence ATGAGTGCAGCAGCAGCGGTTTCGTCCGCCGATTTTGAGGCCACGGTTCTAAAGTCCGAGGTCCCCGTCCTGGTTGATTTCTGGGCACCTTGGTGTGGTCCCTGTCGCCGGATCGCCCCGGAGCTCGATGCCGTGGCCGAGCAGCTGGGCGAGAAGGTCAAGATCGTTAAGCTCAATGTCGATGAGGAGCCGGAGCTTGCGGGCCAGTACGGGATCCAGAGCATCCCCGCGCTGCTGATCTTCAAGGGCGGCAAGCAGGTCGATGGCATGGTGGGCCTTGCCCCCCGCCAGGTGATCGCCGAGAAGCTCTCCGCGCACATCTAA
- a CDS encoding M24 family metallopeptidase: MSDFAFPQRVAGLRARFELEADKFRRIDAFVVSNIENVRYLTGFSGSSGLVVVTKTDARFFTDGRYAQQAEREVPGFEQVILPPSSVLLVAAGEWLRDTAPVFCIGFEADHIPYSAFLTLDKTLDPDDRAQQALFPRSGDVEALRAIKDESEIAKIRAACKLADACFEHLCGFIKPGMTEARVAWELESFFRLNGAQKLSFDPIVGSGPNAALIHGRASERVIGSSGGPEFVLMDFGCVLDGYCSDITRTVVVGGEPTEKMRHIYDSVLAAQLAALAAIKPGVEGKSVDTLAREQLKAAGYGEMPHGLGHGLGRVVHDLPLPTFSPKATVTLSEGMVATVEPGVYIEGFGGVRIEDDVLVTAAGCERLTVSSKELRVLGN; this comes from the coding sequence ATGAGTGATTTTGCCTTTCCCCAGCGTGTCGCAGGGCTGCGTGCGCGCTTTGAGCTAGAAGCTGATAAGTTCCGGCGCATCGATGCGTTTGTGGTCTCCAATATTGAAAACGTGCGGTACTTGACAGGCTTCTCGGGGTCGAGTGGGCTGGTGGTGGTGACAAAGACCGATGCGCGATTCTTCACGGATGGCCGCTATGCCCAGCAGGCGGAGCGCGAGGTTCCGGGCTTTGAGCAGGTGATCCTGCCGCCCAGTAGTGTCTTGCTGGTCGCGGCGGGGGAGTGGCTCCGAGATACTGCGCCCGTTTTCTGTATCGGGTTTGAGGCGGACCACATTCCCTACAGTGCGTTCCTGACCCTGGACAAGACCCTCGACCCCGATGACCGGGCGCAGCAAGCGCTCTTTCCGCGCTCCGGCGATGTGGAGGCGCTTCGGGCGATCAAGGATGAGAGCGAGATCGCCAAGATTCGGGCGGCCTGCAAGCTTGCTGATGCGTGTTTTGAGCACCTGTGCGGCTTCATCAAGCCTGGCATGACCGAGGCGCGGGTGGCGTGGGAGCTGGAGTCGTTCTTCCGGCTGAATGGGGCGCAGAAGCTGAGCTTTGACCCAATTGTGGGCAGCGGTCCCAACGCGGCACTGATCCACGGGCGGGCGTCGGAGCGGGTGATTGGCTCGTCGGGCGGGCCGGAGTTCGTGCTGATGGACTTTGGCTGCGTGCTGGATGGCTACTGCTCGGATATCACCCGCACGGTCGTCGTGGGGGGGGAGCCGACGGAAAAAATGCGCCATATCTACGACTCGGTTCTGGCGGCGCAGCTCGCGGCACTGGCGGCGATCAAGCCCGGTGTCGAGGGCAAGAGTGTGGACACGCTGGCGCGCGAGCAGCTCAAGGCGGCGGGCTACGGCGAGATGCCGCACGGGCTGGGGCACGGGCTCGGACGCGTGGTCCACGACCTGCCATTGCCGACATTCTCGCCCAAGGCCACCGTGACTCTCTCCGAGGGGATGGTCGCGACAGTCGAGCCAGGGGTCTACATCGAGGGCTTTGGGGGCGTCCGGATCGAGGACGACGTGCTGGTGACCGCAGCGGGCTGTGAGCGCCTCACGGTCTCGTCCAAGGAGCTCCGAGTTCTTGGGAACTAA
- a CDS encoding Gfo/Idh/MocA family protein, with the protein MSSIQTMRGVAFAPRETVRVALIGCGGRGRGMLGELLAVQGVEIVSVFDVSEESAQKAVAAVVKKERPAPRMVVGGDVRQVLDPDAIDLAYIATPWLQHVPYAVAAMEAGVHAAVEVPAAVTLDECWELVETSERTRRHCVQLENCCYGYNELMMIHLAHTGKLGTLTHGEAAYIHDLRHLLLSDHSEGLWRREPHKTSDGNFYPTHGLGPVAQAMGIHRGDRFVRLVSMSSCEASMSETRDAIIDEGNAKRLETYKAGDMNTSLIQTAKGRTIMLQHDVVTPRPYSRGTLLQGSKGTFRDWPAGVFLEADPKNPHHGDWAALETLKDEFEPPLWREWGAKARETGGHDGMDFMMNFRLVQCLREGLAPDMDVYDAAAWSAPGPLSEDSVRQGSLPVTFPDFTRGHWE; encoded by the coding sequence ATGTCTTCGATTCAAACCATGCGCGGTGTGGCGTTTGCCCCGCGTGAGACCGTGCGCGTTGCGCTGATTGGCTGTGGGGGCCGTGGCCGGGGGATGCTGGGTGAGCTCCTTGCGGTGCAGGGCGTGGAGATCGTCTCGGTCTTCGATGTCAGCGAGGAATCGGCCCAGAAAGCGGTCGCGGCGGTGGTCAAGAAGGAGCGCCCCGCACCCCGGATGGTCGTGGGCGGGGATGTGCGCCAAGTGCTCGACCCGGATGCCATCGACTTGGCCTATATCGCTACGCCTTGGCTCCAGCATGTCCCCTACGCGGTCGCGGCGATGGAAGCCGGGGTCCATGCCGCGGTCGAGGTGCCCGCGGCGGTGACCCTCGACGAGTGCTGGGAGCTGGTGGAGACCAGCGAGCGCACCCGCCGGCACTGTGTCCAGCTGGAGAACTGCTGCTACGGCTACAACGAGCTGATGATGATCCACCTCGCCCATACCGGCAAGCTTGGAACTCTCACCCACGGCGAGGCGGCCTACATCCATGACCTGCGCCACCTGCTCCTCTCCGACCACAGCGAGGGCCTCTGGCGCCGTGAGCCGCACAAGACCAGCGATGGCAACTTCTACCCAACCCACGGTCTCGGCCCGGTCGCGCAGGCCATGGGAATCCACCGCGGCGATCGGTTCGTCCGGCTGGTCTCGATGAGCAGCTGCGAGGCCAGCATGAGCGAGACGCGCGATGCCATTATTGACGAAGGCAATGCAAAGCGCCTTGAGACCTACAAAGCGGGCGACATGAACACCAGCCTGATCCAGACGGCGAAGGGCCGGACGATCATGCTCCAGCACGATGTGGTGACGCCGCGGCCCTACAGCCGGGGGACGCTCCTTCAGGGCAGCAAGGGGACGTTTCGAGACTGGCCCGCCGGGGTCTTTCTGGAGGCCGATCCGAAGAACCCGCACCACGGCGACTGGGCCGCGCTGGAGACGCTCAAGGACGAGTTCGAGCCGCCGCTCTGGCGGGAGTGGGGCGCTAAGGCACGGGAGACGGGCGGCCACGATGGCATGGACTTCATGATGAACTTCCGGCTGGTCCAGTGCCTCCGTGAGGGCCTCGCTCCCGATATGGATGTCTACGATGCCGCCGCCTGGAGCGCCCCCGGCCCGCTCTCCGAGGACTCCGTGCGCCAGGGCAGCCTGCCGGTCACCTTCCCCGACTTCACCCGCGGCCACTGGGAGTAA
- the lysS gene encoding lysine--tRNA ligase codes for MSDTPDEIELTDEERAMSAIHPDRLRKLEALRAAGRDPFAHEVWKRSCPLAQIRANHETLAGTMVSVAGRVSSLRLPFLGLQDESGDGQVFVSKDDATEIQEYIKEFVDLGDFVGAEGEVFQTQKGDWAVRVTSLELISKALRQPPFPKVYYKNGEKRVQGGLKDVEIRYRQRYVDLFVNQDARETLKKRMQVTRAVREFLDSVDYLEVETPVLVTEATGAAARPFNTRHNAEKLDMHLRISLELPLKRLIVGGIEKVYEIGRVFRNEGVDKDHNPEFTLLELYEAYTNLEGMMDIVERMFRHICNTVIGGDILTLPDGTELDFSKPWRRLPMLQGIEENSGGRITRDQLLDLESAKAALARVGGDPEKETTVGGIIEKLNELLTEPTLIQPTFITDFPYETSPLARKKPGEPHLTRRFECYIAGRETGNAFSEINDPLDQKERFEFQAGQAAAGDEEAHPYDADYIRALEYGMPPTGGFGMGLDRVAMLFTGAPSIRDIIYFPLMRPESGH; via the coding sequence ATGTCTGACACACCCGACGAGATCGAGCTTACCGACGAAGAGCGCGCCATGAGCGCCATCCACCCCGACCGCCTGCGCAAGCTGGAAGCCCTGCGGGCGGCGGGCCGCGACCCGTTTGCCCACGAGGTCTGGAAGCGCTCCTGCCCCCTAGCACAGATTCGCGCCAATCACGAGACACTTGCCGGAACCATGGTGAGTGTCGCCGGGCGCGTGAGTAGCCTGCGCCTGCCGTTTCTGGGCCTGCAAGACGAGTCTGGCGACGGCCAGGTGTTTGTCTCCAAGGACGATGCCACGGAGATTCAGGAGTACATCAAGGAGTTCGTGGACCTGGGCGACTTTGTCGGCGCTGAGGGCGAGGTATTCCAGACCCAAAAGGGCGACTGGGCCGTGCGGGTGACGAGCCTAGAGCTGATCTCCAAGGCGCTCCGTCAGCCGCCGTTCCCCAAGGTCTACTACAAGAACGGCGAGAAGCGTGTCCAAGGCGGCCTCAAGGATGTCGAGATCCGCTACCGCCAGCGCTATGTCGATCTGTTTGTGAACCAAGACGCCCGCGAGACCCTCAAAAAGCGCATGCAGGTCACCCGCGCCGTCCGGGAGTTTCTCGACAGCGTGGACTACCTTGAGGTCGAGACCCCGGTTCTCGTCACCGAGGCGACCGGAGCGGCGGCACGGCCCTTCAACACGCGCCACAACGCCGAGAAGCTGGACATGCACCTGCGCATCTCGCTGGAGCTGCCCCTGAAGCGGCTGATTGTCGGGGGGATCGAGAAGGTCTACGAGATCGGGCGGGTGTTCCGCAATGAGGGGGTCGATAAGGACCACAACCCGGAGTTCACTCTCCTAGAGCTCTACGAGGCCTACACGAATCTTGAGGGCATGATGGATATTGTCGAGCGCATGTTCCGCCATATCTGCAACACGGTGATCGGCGGCGATATCCTCACCCTCCCCGATGGCACGGAGCTGGACTTCTCCAAGCCCTGGCGGCGCCTGCCGATGCTCCAGGGAATCGAGGAGAACTCCGGCGGCCGCATCACGCGCGACCAGCTCCTTGATCTGGAGAGCGCCAAGGCCGCGCTCGCTCGTGTTGGCGGTGATCCAGAGAAAGAGACGACAGTCGGGGGGATTATCGAGAAGCTCAACGAGCTCCTCACCGAGCCGACCCTGATCCAGCCGACCTTCATCACGGACTTCCCCTACGAGACCAGCCCGCTGGCCCGCAAGAAGCCCGGCGAGCCGCACCTGACACGGCGCTTTGAGTGCTATATCGCGGGCCGGGAGACGGGAAATGCCTTCTCGGAGATCAACGACCCGCTCGACCAGAAAGAGCGCTTTGAGTTCCAGGCGGGCCAAGCGGCGGCAGGCGATGAGGAAGCGCACCCCTACGATGCCGACTACATCCGCGCCCTAGAGTACGGCATGCCTCCCACGGGCGGCTTCGGAATGGGCCTCGACCGTGTGGCGATGCTCTTCACGGGCGCGCCGAGCATCCGGGATATTATCTACTTCCCGCTCATGCGAC